In Archocentrus centrarchus isolate MPI-CPG fArcCen1 chromosome 16, fArcCen1, whole genome shotgun sequence, a single window of DNA contains:
- the id4 gene encoding DNA-binding protein inhibitor ID-4, whose amino-acid sequence MKAVTPVRPQDSSSSGSQLSLHYLSKQSFNIARCRMEEEDMFCLQYDMNDCYSRLKRLVPTIPQDKKVSKVEILQHVIDYILDLQLALETHPSLHKQQPQLTGTCPPRASNPNRTPLTVLNIDHHQRTSIVKKPEDSILCR is encoded by the exons ATGAAGGCTGTTACTCCAGTCCGCCCCCAGGACTCCTCCTCCAGCGGCAGCCAGCTCTCCCTGCACTATCTGTCGAAGCAGAGCTTCAACATCGCCCGGTGCAGGATGGAAGAGGAGGATATGTTCTGTCTGCAGTACGACATGAACGACTGCTACAGCCGGCTGAAGCGCCTGGTGCCCACCATTCCGCAGGATAAGAAAGTCAGCAAAGTGGAGATCCTCCAGCATGTCATAGACTACATTCTGGACCTGCAGCTGGCCCTGGAGACGCACCCTTCTCTCCATAAACAAcagccacagctgactgggaccTGCCCTCCTCGAGCCTCGAACCCCAACAGGACACCGCTGACGGTGCTGAACATTGATCACCACCAG AGGACGTCAATAGTCAAAAAGCCGGAGGACTCGATTTTATGTCGCTGA